In the Ruminococcus sp. OA3 genome, one interval contains:
- a CDS encoding TetM/TetW/TetO/TetS family tetracycline resistance ribosomal protection protein: protein MRRTVIGILAHVDAGKTTLSEAMLFKSGSIRKMGRVDNQDAFLDTYALERTRGITIFSKQAQMSLGDLQVTLLDTPGHVDFSAEMERTLQVLDYAILVISGADGVQGHTQTLWRLLARYQIPVFLFINKMDQEGTDSQKLLAELKSRLDDGCIDFGGPHEYDFYESLAMCDERALEHFLEHETLESEDIRSLISARRVFPCFFGSALKLTGVEEFLTGLVQYTETPCYPEAFGARVFKIARDDQGSRLTYLKVTGGSLKTKTSLTNRREGMDRDTVWEEKINQIRIYSGEKYETVSEAAAGMICAVTGLTVTRPGMGFGIEEESIMPILEPVLTYQMILDPSDSVSTMLPRLRQLEEEEPQLHIVWDENLQEIQAQVMGEVQTEVLQSLIKERFGADVKFGAGNIVYKETIADKVEGVGHFEPLRHYAEVHLILEPGEAGSGLVFESSCSEDVLDRNWQRLILTHLEEKEHRGVLTGSAITDMKITLAAGRAHKKHTEGGDFRQATYRAVRHGLKRAVSVLLEPFYEYRLEVPSQMTGRAMADLERMHGTFRQPVSEGGLSVLTGSAPVSAMRGYSQEVVSYTKGHGRLFCSLQGYGPCHNAEEVILRTGYDSEHDLENPTGSVFCAHGAGFVVNWDQVEEYMHLEPQLIPEGEKQAGESREAPRQYPVGAQTEEPWIDTEEVDAILAKAYGANQKGRKTAGGWKQRRSARTVEVPVPGKHSVRRKLEEYLLVDGYNIIFAWEDLKELAQVNIDGARGKLLDILSNYQAIRRCHLIVVFDAYRVGGHTTEIMEYHNIHVVYTKEAETADQYIERFAHENREKYQVVVATSDGLEQIIIRGQGCGLLSARDLQEEIREANAAIQEQYLKKQRAGRNYLLDGLSEEEKKKLGQEE, encoded by the coding sequence ATGAGAAGGACAGTAATTGGTATTCTGGCCCACGTGGATGCGGGCAAAACAACATTATCGGAGGCGATGCTTTTTAAGAGCGGCAGTATCCGAAAGATGGGAAGAGTCGACAATCAGGATGCGTTTTTGGACACGTATGCCCTTGAGAGAACCCGCGGAATCACTATTTTTTCCAAACAGGCACAGATGAGCCTGGGGGATCTGCAGGTGACACTGCTGGATACTCCGGGTCATGTGGACTTTTCTGCGGAAATGGAGCGCACGCTGCAGGTGCTGGACTATGCGATCCTGGTGATAAGCGGAGCGGACGGTGTACAGGGGCATACGCAGACACTGTGGAGGCTGCTGGCGAGGTATCAGATACCAGTATTTCTGTTTATCAACAAGATGGATCAGGAAGGGACGGACAGTCAGAAGCTTCTTGCAGAGCTGAAAAGCCGGCTGGATGATGGCTGTATTGATTTTGGCGGACCTCATGAATATGACTTTTATGAGAGTCTTGCGATGTGCGATGAAAGGGCACTGGAGCATTTTCTGGAACATGAGACGCTAGAATCTGAAGACATTCGAAGCCTGATCTCGGCACGCAGGGTATTTCCCTGCTTTTTTGGTTCGGCGCTGAAGCTTACGGGCGTGGAAGAATTTCTTACGGGTCTCGTGCAGTATACAGAAACGCCATGTTATCCTGAGGCATTTGGTGCACGGGTTTTTAAGATCGCCAGGGATGATCAGGGCAGCCGTCTGACATACCTCAAGGTTACCGGCGGGAGCCTGAAGACAAAAACATCACTTACAAACCGCAGGGAAGGAATGGACAGAGATACTGTCTGGGAAGAAAAGATCAACCAGATCCGTATTTACTCAGGAGAAAAATATGAGACTGTCAGCGAGGCTGCGGCGGGTATGATATGTGCTGTGACGGGACTTACAGTGACCCGGCCGGGCATGGGCTTTGGGATCGAGGAGGAATCTATCATGCCGATACTGGAACCCGTTCTGACATATCAGATGATACTGGATCCGTCAGACAGCGTCAGCACGATGCTTCCAAGACTACGGCAGCTGGAAGAGGAAGAGCCCCAGCTTCACATTGTCTGGGATGAAAATCTGCAGGAGATCCAGGCTCAGGTGATGGGTGAGGTGCAGACAGAGGTGCTGCAGAGTCTGATTAAGGAGCGGTTTGGCGCAGATGTGAAATTCGGTGCCGGAAATATTGTCTATAAGGAGACAATCGCCGATAAGGTGGAAGGTGTCGGACACTTTGAGCCTCTGCGGCACTACGCAGAGGTACATTTGATCCTGGAGCCGGGGGAAGCCGGCAGCGGTCTTGTCTTTGAGTCGAGCTGCAGTGAGGATGTACTGGACAGAAACTGGCAGCGGCTGATACTGACACATCTGGAAGAGAAAGAACACCGGGGAGTGCTGACGGGGTCGGCGATCACCGATATGAAAATCACACTGGCGGCGGGCCGGGCGCATAAGAAGCATACGGAAGGCGGAGATTTCAGGCAGGCGACGTACCGTGCGGTGCGGCACGGGCTGAAACGGGCAGTATCCGTGCTGCTGGAACCATTTTATGAATACCGCCTGGAAGTTCCGTCGCAGATGACAGGCCGTGCGATGGCTGATCTGGAGCGCATGCACGGCACTTTTCGGCAGCCGGTATCTGAGGGGGGACTATCCGTGCTGACCGGAAGCGCGCCGGTGTCTGCGATGCGGGGCTATTCGCAGGAGGTAGTATCCTACACAAAGGGGCACGGGAGACTTTTCTGCAGTCTGCAGGGATACGGTCCATGCCACAATGCTGAGGAGGTCATCCTGCGAACAGGCTATGATTCGGAGCACGACCTGGAGAACCCCACGGGATCCGTATTCTGCGCACATGGTGCCGGGTTCGTGGTAAACTGGGATCAGGTGGAGGAGTATATGCACCTGGAACCTCAGCTGATTCCTGAGGGGGAGAAGCAGGCGGGGGAGTCCCGGGAGGCGCCCAGACAGTATCCTGTTGGAGCCCAGACTGAGGAACCGTGGATTGATACTGAGGAAGTGGACGCCATTCTGGCGAAGGCATATGGCGCAAATCAAAAGGGCAGGAAAACTGCCGGGGGCTGGAAGCAGCGGCGAAGTGCACGTACGGTGGAGGTGCCTGTGCCCGGAAAACACAGTGTCAGGCGAAAGCTGGAGGAATATCTTCTGGTAGACGGATATAATATCATCTTTGCCTGGGAGGATTTGAAAGAGCTGGCACAGGTCAATATCGACGGTGCCAGAGGAAAGCTGCTGGATATTCTGTCAAATTATCAGGCCATCCGCAGATGTCACCTGATCGTTGTGTTTGACGCTTACCGCGTTGGGGGCCATACTACGGAGATTATGGAGTATCACAATATACATGTGGTATATACGAAAGAGGCGGAGACGGCAGATCAGTATATAGAAAGATTTGCTCATGAAAACCGGGAGAAATATCAGGTCGTGGTGGCAACCTCAGACGGGCTGGAACAGATCATCATCCGGGGTCAGGGCTGTGGGCTGCTCTCGGCGCGGGATCTGCAGGAGGAAATACGGGAAGCCAATGCCGCGATTCAGGAGCAGTATCTTAAGAAGCAGCGGGCGGGCAGAAACTATCTGCTGGATGGGCTGTCGGAGGAAGAGAAAAAGAAGCTGGGACAGGAAGAATAA
- a CDS encoding ABC transporter ATP-binding protein produces MAKKKSSFQDALMLTDKGYRDLKKAIVACTLTNFSMFIPAMVMLQVVMEVLKPFTGGSISWTNMWVYFGLGIIGAVIVYLCNKNDYKKTYVASYMESENTRIALAEHIRKLPMSVFNSKNLSELTTNLMGDVATSEHVLSHIYPQIISNVITITVVCIMFAFYDWRMALAIFISVPVAFFIIFASRRLQERLGKKHAQAKLEASEQVQEYIEGIKVIKACNLDSQQFQALEKALRTMKNLAIKFEFGSGVFVTGAQMIVQSGIGITVFAGTSLLLSGKIELVPMLLCLLIVTRIYGPIITELTLLPELFYHQIAIRRMRTLMNIKPMEGDTEKPIKEYEIELKNVSFRYNTQGEETIKNVNVTIPAGAITALVGPSGSGKSTLSRLIARFWDVNKGQMEIGGMDVKELDPEHLMEYMSFVFQDVVLFNDTVYNNIKIGNMDATEEQVLAAAKAARCDEFIDKMPDGYNTILGENGSTLSGGERQRLSIARALLKDAPIVLLDEATASLDPESEASIQHAIGRLIQGKTVLVIAHRLRTIANADKIIVLDDGEVVEQGTHSELILQEGLYKKLYTIQQESLGWSV; encoded by the coding sequence ATGGCTAAGAAAAAATCAAGCTTTCAGGACGCGCTGATGCTGACAGACAAGGGCTATCGGGATTTGAAAAAAGCGATTGTTGCCTGCACGTTGACGAATTTCTCTATGTTTATCCCGGCCATGGTGATGCTTCAGGTTGTCATGGAAGTTCTGAAGCCGTTTACAGGAGGAAGCATCTCATGGACAAATATGTGGGTTTATTTTGGACTCGGCATCATTGGCGCAGTGATCGTATACCTCTGCAATAAGAACGACTACAAAAAGACTTATGTGGCCTCTTACATGGAGAGCGAAAACACAAGAATTGCTTTGGCGGAACACATCCGAAAGTTGCCTATGAGCGTGTTCAACTCCAAAAACCTTTCGGAACTTACTACAAATCTTATGGGTGATGTAGCGACTTCCGAACATGTGTTGAGTCATATTTATCCGCAGATCATCTCTAATGTGATAACCATTACTGTTGTCTGCATCATGTTTGCCTTTTATGATTGGCGTATGGCACTCGCCATTTTCATTTCTGTACCTGTCGCCTTTTTCATTATTTTTGCAAGCAGACGGCTTCAGGAACGGCTTGGGAAAAAACACGCCCAGGCGAAGCTGGAAGCTTCCGAACAGGTTCAGGAATATATAGAAGGAATCAAGGTGATTAAAGCCTGCAATCTGGACAGCCAGCAGTTTCAAGCATTGGAAAAAGCACTGCGCACTATGAAAAATCTCGCGATCAAATTTGAATTTGGTTCCGGAGTTTTTGTGACAGGGGCACAGATGATTGTCCAGTCTGGTATCGGAATTACAGTATTTGCAGGGACCTCCCTGCTGTTAAGCGGCAAAATAGAACTTGTCCCGATGTTGCTTTGCCTTCTGATTGTCACCAGAATTTATGGACCCATCATTACAGAACTTACGCTATTACCAGAACTATTCTATCACCAGATTGCTATCCGAAGGATGAGAACCCTGATGAACATTAAGCCAATGGAAGGAGACACCGAAAAACCGATAAAAGAGTATGAAATCGAACTGAAAAATGTCAGCTTCCGGTACAACACGCAGGGTGAGGAAACTATTAAGAATGTGAACGTTACCATTCCTGCGGGAGCAATTACGGCGTTGGTTGGTCCAAGCGGAAGCGGTAAAAGTACTCTTTCCCGTCTAATCGCACGTTTCTGGGATGTCAATAAAGGTCAGATGGAAATTGGCGGGATGGATGTAAAGGAGCTTGATCCGGAACACTTGATGGAATACATGTCCTTTGTATTCCAGGATGTGGTTCTTTTTAACGACACAGTTTACAATAACATCAAAATTGGAAATATGGATGCCACCGAAGAACAGGTGCTTGCGGCAGCAAAAGCTGCACGCTGCGACGAATTCATCGACAAAATGCCCGATGGTTATAATACCATTTTGGGAGAAAACGGTAGTACCCTTTCCGGCGGAGAACGGCAGCGCCTGTCTATTGCAAGAGCTTTACTAAAGGACGCCCCGATTGTTCTTTTAGACGAGGCAACAGCCAGCCTTGATCCGGAAAGCGAAGCCAGCATCCAGCATGCAATTGGGCGGTTAATACAAGGAAAAACGGTTCTTGTCATCGCCCACAGGCTTCGTACCATTGCAAACGCCGATAAGATTATTGTACTTGATGATGGTGAAGTTGTAGAGCAAGGAACACACAGCGAACTGATATTACAGGAAGGACTTTACAAAAAACTGTATACTATTCAGCAGGAGAGCCTTGGCTGGAGTGTATAG
- a CDS encoding diguanylate cyclase — protein MKKQINKRLCIIIFAAMLVSLLLNYLLQIFQAQDTMRVNSQELFWQINQILVQNEKEVEQIKEDFAKSCLVNAKAAAYIVQNNPDIINDQDELEKIAEFLQIDEFHIFDTQGNLYAGSQPKYFGLNFNSGEQMRFFLPMLKDRSLELCQEITPNTAEQKLMQYAAVWREDGEGIVQIGMEPHRVLEAMKRNELSYIFSIVTADKGAVICALDPETYQVLGATGSGYIDKNIEELGIDPQEVNAGGNGFHAVVDGEKSYCVFERNGSVILGRIVPHDSMYQNVNRNCLMLGGYLLLLGIIMIAAISRYLDRYILKGISAVNQKMRVITGGDLDTKVDVDTTPEFAELSEQINEMIGSLLDTTNKLSTVLDVVSIPVGVYEYRQNMKRVMATRRIAEILKLSQDEARLILSDCMLFERKLEEIRGHMVDGRKEIYQLPGKIKRFIRMESITYEKNMLGILMDVTNDVMERQHIERERDIDLLTELYNRRAFYRRLEAFFVPAPEFKYAVILLADSDQLKRVNDQYGHESGDRYLCGVARILCTGPSENRIVARLGGDEFALIICADDREELTERIGIIREAMQGYTVKLSSDVAVTVRFSAGCAYYPEDGTDYRELLKLADQRMYQEKKEHKREDKRCLDHDGAVKPV, from the coding sequence ATGAAAAAACAGATAAATAAGAGGCTGTGTATTATTATTTTTGCGGCCATGCTGGTTTCGCTTCTGCTGAACTATCTGCTTCAAATTTTCCAGGCTCAGGATACCATGCGCGTGAACTCCCAGGAGTTATTTTGGCAGATCAATCAGATATTGGTCCAGAATGAAAAAGAGGTAGAACAGATTAAGGAAGATTTTGCAAAGAGCTGTCTGGTAAACGCCAAGGCGGCAGCCTATATTGTTCAGAACAATCCGGACATCATTAACGATCAGGATGAACTCGAAAAGATTGCAGAATTTCTCCAGATCGATGAATTTCACATTTTTGATACACAGGGGAATCTGTATGCGGGTTCACAGCCAAAGTACTTTGGCCTGAATTTCAACTCCGGAGAACAGATGCGGTTTTTTTTGCCGATGCTGAAAGACCGGTCGCTGGAATTATGCCAGGAGATAACCCCGAATACAGCGGAGCAGAAACTGATGCAGTATGCGGCGGTCTGGAGAGAAGACGGTGAAGGGATTGTACAGATAGGTATGGAACCGCACAGAGTTCTTGAGGCAATGAAGCGCAATGAGCTGTCTTATATTTTTTCCATCGTTACGGCGGATAAAGGGGCGGTCATCTGTGCGCTGGACCCTGAGACATATCAGGTACTCGGCGCTACAGGTTCCGGTTATATTGATAAAAATATAGAGGAGCTGGGGATTGATCCCCAGGAAGTAAACGCCGGTGGAAACGGGTTCCATGCGGTTGTGGACGGTGAGAAAAGTTATTGTGTATTTGAAAGAAACGGATCGGTGATTCTTGGACGTATCGTTCCCCATGACAGCATGTATCAGAATGTCAACAGAAACTGTCTTATGCTCGGCGGCTACCTGCTGCTTCTCGGCATTATTATGATAGCTGCAATATCCCGGTATCTGGACCGCTATATATTAAAAGGCATTTCTGCCGTGAACCAAAAGATGAGAGTGATAACGGGAGGAGATCTTGATACGAAGGTTGATGTGGATACCACGCCGGAGTTCGCGGAGCTGAGTGAACAGATCAATGAAATGATAGGGAGTCTGCTGGACACCACCAATAAGCTCTCGACAGTTCTGGATGTTGTCAGTATACCGGTGGGAGTCTATGAGTACAGGCAGAATATGAAACGTGTGATGGCGACCAGGCGGATTGCGGAGATTTTAAAACTGTCGCAGGATGAGGCAAGGCTGATATTGTCGGACTGTATGCTGTTTGAGAGGAAGCTGGAAGAAATCCGCGGGCATATGGTGGATGGGAGAAAAGAAATTTATCAGCTTCCCGGGAAAATTAAACGTTTTATCCGTATGGAGTCGATCACGTATGAAAAGAATATGCTGGGTATTCTCATGGATGTAACGAATGATGTGATGGAACGCCAGCATATTGAACGTGAACGGGATATTGATCTTTTAACTGAATTATACAACCGGAGGGCGTTTTATCGTCGTCTGGAAGCGTTTTTTGTGCCCGCACCGGAATTTAAATATGCTGTGATCCTGCTCGCTGATTCGGATCAGCTGAAACGAGTCAATGACCAGTATGGACATGAAAGCGGTGACCGTTATCTGTGTGGAGTTGCCCGGATTTTATGCACCGGACCTTCAGAGAACAGAATCGTCGCGAGGCTGGGCGGTGATGAATTTGCACTGATCATCTGTGCTGATGACAGGGAAGAACTGACGGAGAGGATCGGGATCATACGTGAGGCGATGCAGGGCTACACGGTGAAACTGAGTTCGGATGTGGCTGTTACAGTGCGGTTTTCCGCCGGATGTGCATACTATCCGGAGGACGGTACTGATTATCGGGAACTGCTCAAACTTGCGGATCAACGAATGTATCAGGAGAAAAAAGAGCATAAAAGGGAGGATAAGAGGTGTTTAGATCATGATGGAGCAGTTAAGCCTGTTTGA
- a CDS encoding GGDEF domain-containing protein: MKKQKAFIVRGAQIGLLSIILIMVFTASIWNAAQLRIVLNDSTKEYLNDVTTQMSGDIQGTIQHKMTDLEELSDSVSRFDSGQDREELKEFLNRKAHIQEFDPLVVLDRNGNTVSSESELFSGKREQEMLLQMESVQSSFEGEVCASYLGGEIIVYSVPVYENGQVTGVLIGGRSKENMQRMIASKSFNGNALSCIIDSDGQVVISPEDLNPFMQLEDIFESDEKVAAGIREMQEKMRAGQDGMLKFTAVTHEELFLAYNGLGINDWILLTIIPADIISGGADRYIYQSFIIVGVTIAFFSMFLFAVFRFYNDYRKKLERAAFTDPVTGGMNNAAFQMKFREISHEIKPCTYTIVLLNVKGFKMINERFGISVGNDILRYVCRVLEHHMRAEKNEFAARSESDHFFLCIKEHAPEAIKAKLGVIIEDINSFHGVDLPCYQFSFKQGACLVEDPGMEIMLLQDRARTAYQNQSPGMQQECSFYDNSFTDKLRKEHELNELFERSVSEHHFEIYLQPKIGLGENRLEGAEALVRWNHPQRGMISPAEFIPIFERSDKICTLDFYVFKEVCMLLNSWIKEGKKPVPISVNLSRLHFLNAGFLEEFAEIAHEYEILPGMIEFELTESIFFDTQRIKTVQESIRHMHRMGFLCSLDDFGSGFSSLGLLKEFDVDTLKLDRSFFMNISDERGQEIISCLIELAGKLEVQTVAEGIETPEQLEYLRSVHCDMVQGYIFSKPLPISAFEEWSKQYI, translated from the coding sequence ATGAAAAAGCAAAAGGCATTTATTGTCCGGGGCGCACAGATCGGATTATTGTCCATAATTTTAATTATGGTTTTTACTGCCTCGATCTGGAATGCGGCGCAGCTTCGTATTGTACTGAACGACAGTACAAAGGAATATCTGAATGACGTAACTACACAGATGTCAGGGGATATACAGGGCACCATACAGCATAAGATGACAGATCTTGAAGAGTTGTCTGATTCGGTTTCACGGTTTGACAGTGGACAGGACAGAGAAGAGCTGAAGGAATTTCTGAACAGAAAAGCGCATATTCAGGAGTTTGACCCTCTGGTAGTGCTGGACCGCAACGGTAATACCGTTTCCTCGGAATCTGAATTATTCTCTGGCAAGCGGGAACAAGAGATGCTATTACAGATGGAGAGCGTGCAGTCTTCATTTGAGGGAGAAGTCTGTGCCAGCTACCTGGGCGGCGAAATTATCGTTTACTCTGTTCCGGTCTATGAAAATGGTCAGGTGACAGGAGTATTGATTGGTGGCCGCAGTAAGGAAAATATGCAGCGGATGATCGCATCGAAAAGTTTTAATGGAAATGCATTGAGCTGTATTATCGACAGTGATGGTCAGGTTGTGATTTCACCCGAAGATTTAAATCCATTTATGCAACTGGAAGATATTTTCGAATCAGATGAGAAAGTGGCTGCCGGGATCCGGGAGATGCAGGAGAAAATGCGTGCCGGGCAGGATGGTATGCTGAAGTTCACAGCTGTCACACATGAGGAGCTTTTTTTAGCGTATAATGGGCTTGGGATCAATGACTGGATACTGCTTACCATTATTCCGGCCGATATCATATCCGGAGGTGCTGACAGATATATCTACCAGTCGTTCATCATCGTGGGAGTTACGATAGCCTTTTTCTCCATGTTTTTATTTGCGGTTTTTCGCTTTTATAACGATTACCGGAAAAAGCTTGAACGGGCTGCATTTACTGACCCTGTAACGGGAGGAATGAACAACGCAGCTTTTCAAATGAAATTCCGGGAAATATCGCATGAAATAAAACCCTGTACTTATACGATCGTCCTGCTCAATGTGAAGGGGTTCAAGATGATCAACGAACGGTTTGGAATCAGTGTCGGCAATGATATCCTGCGCTATGTCTGCCGGGTACTGGAACATCATATGAGAGCGGAGAAGAATGAGTTTGCAGCGCGCAGCGAGTCGGATCATTTTTTTCTCTGCATAAAAGAACACGCCCCCGAGGCGATCAAAGCAAAACTGGGTGTGATCATTGAGGATATTAATTCTTTTCACGGCGTTGATCTGCCCTGTTATCAGTTCTCATTTAAACAGGGAGCCTGTCTTGTGGAGGATCCTGGAATGGAGATCATGCTTCTCCAGGATCGGGCAAGGACCGCTTATCAGAATCAGAGTCCGGGAATGCAGCAGGAATGTTCTTTCTATGACAACAGCTTTACGGATAAACTGAGGAAAGAACATGAACTCAACGAGTTGTTTGAGCGTTCTGTTTCAGAACACCATTTTGAGATATACCTTCAGCCTAAAATAGGCTTGGGGGAGAATCGGCTGGAAGGTGCCGAGGCACTGGTTCGGTGGAATCATCCGCAGAGAGGCATGATTTCCCCGGCAGAGTTTATTCCGATTTTTGAACGCAGCGATAAAATATGCACATTGGACTTCTATGTGTTTAAAGAGGTCTGTATGCTTCTGAACAGTTGGATAAAGGAAGGGAAAAAGCCTGTGCCCATATCCGTCAATCTTTCCAGGCTGCACTTTTTGAATGCCGGTTTTCTGGAAGAATTTGCTGAAATTGCGCATGAGTATGAGATTTTGCCCGGAATGATTGAATTTGAACTGACAGAGTCTATTTTTTTTGATACTCAAAGAATTAAAACGGTACAGGAAAGCATCCGCCATATGCACAGAATGGGATTTCTGTGTTCTCTTGATGACTTTGGCTCCGGCTTTTCTTCGCTGGGGCTTCTGAAAGAATTTGACGTGGATACGCTGAAACTGGATCGTTCATTTTTCATGAATATTTCCGACGAAAGAGGACAGGAGATTATTAGCTGTCTGATCGAGCTTGCCGGCAAGCTGGAGGTGCAGACGGTTGCAGAGGGGATCGAAACCCCGGAGCAGCTGGAGTATCTGAGGTCTGTACATTGTGATATGGTACAGGGATATATATTTTCAAAGCCTCTTCCCATATCGGCATTTGAGGAGTGGAGCAAACAGTATATCTGA
- a CDS encoding replication-associated recombination protein A produces the protein MMEQLSLFDDRRTSAPLASRLRPETLNEYVGQRHLIGEGKILRQLIEKDQVSSMIFWGPPGVGKTTLARIIANQTRAKFVEFSAVTSGIKEIKEVMSQAEFNRRSGVRTLLFADEIHRFNKAQQDAFLPYVEKGSIILVGATTENPSFEINSALLSRCKVFILKALGEEDLKELLLYALKSTKGFGNQDIAIDDDMLSAIARFSNGDARTALNTLEMAVLNGRMDEKAKICVDEDTLAQCMNRRSLLYDKTGEEHYNLISALHKSMRNSDPDAAVYWLCRMLDGGEDPLYIARRLVRFASEDVGMAEPEALQTAVAVYQACHFLGMPECDVHLTHAVVCLAMAPKSNALYRACESCKKDVRELPAEPVPLPIRNAPTSLMKDMKYGQDYIYAHDTEEKLSRMQCLPDALADRRYYLPTEEGQEKQVRERLEQIHKWKNEK, from the coding sequence ATGATGGAGCAGTTAAGCCTGTTTGATGACCGCAGGACGAGTGCACCCCTGGCCAGCCGCCTGCGTCCGGAAACGCTGAATGAATATGTGGGCCAGCGGCATCTGATCGGAGAGGGGAAGATCCTGCGGCAGCTCATTGAAAAAGATCAGGTATCTTCCATGATATTCTGGGGGCCTCCCGGTGTGGGTAAGACGACACTGGCGAGGATTATCGCGAATCAGACCAGGGCCAAATTCGTGGAGTTCAGCGCGGTGACCAGCGGGATCAAAGAGATAAAGGAAGTTATGAGCCAGGCGGAGTTTAACCGCAGGTCAGGCGTCAGGACTTTGTTGTTCGCTGATGAAATTCATCGGTTTAATAAGGCTCAGCAGGATGCCTTTTTGCCGTACGTGGAAAAAGGAAGCATTATTCTGGTGGGTGCGACGACTGAGAATCCTTCTTTTGAGATCAATTCAGCGCTTCTGTCGCGGTGTAAGGTATTTATTTTAAAAGCGCTCGGGGAGGAGGACCTGAAGGAGCTGCTGCTGTACGCCCTGAAAAGTACGAAGGGATTCGGAAATCAGGATATCGCAATTGATGATGACATGCTGTCCGCGATTGCACGTTTTTCCAACGGCGATGCGAGGACTGCACTGAATACGCTTGAAATGGCAGTACTAAACGGCCGGATGGATGAGAAGGCAAAGATCTGTGTGGATGAGGATACTCTGGCACAGTGTATGAATCGGCGTTCTCTGTTGTATGATAAGACCGGGGAAGAACATTATAATCTGATCTCGGCGCTGCACAAGTCCATGAGAAACAGTGATCCGGATGCAGCAGTGTACTGGCTGTGCCGTATGCTGGACGGAGGGGAGGACCCGCTGTATATTGCCAGGCGCCTGGTGAGGTTTGCCAGCGAAGATGTTGGAATGGCGGAACCGGAAGCGCTTCAGACTGCTGTGGCCGTATATCAGGCGTGTCATTTTCTCGGGATGCCGGAGTGCGATGTTCATCTGACACATGCGGTGGTCTGTCTGGCAATGGCACCCAAATCCAATGCACTTTACAGGGCGTGTGAGTCCTGTAAAAAAGACGTGCGGGAGCTGCCTGCCGAGCCGGTGCCTCTTCCGATCCGGAATGCACCGACCAGCCTGATGAAGGATATGAAGTATGGGCAGGATTATATCTACGCCCACGACACTGAGGAGAAGCTGAGCCGTATGCAATGCCTGCCGGATGCGCTTGCAGACCGAAGATATTACCTGCCCACAGAGGAAGGGCAGGAAAAGCAGGTGAGGGAGCGGCTGGAACAGATTCATAAATGGAAGAATGAAAAATAA